A genomic segment from Nicotiana tabacum cultivar K326 chromosome 9, ASM71507v2, whole genome shotgun sequence encodes:
- the LOC142164123 gene encoding uncharacterized protein LOC142164123, which translates to MDKWTIQNEKIIINVLVNSSRGSVFLESYNASNSSTDGSKLYSLFRKTIDKIGKKNVVQVVTDNASENVSAGKMMEAMYPHIYWTPCASHCINLMLVAYSRKTHMLQKNLRNLVLSNEWKDNSYAKEAAGKETAKIFISPSFWNDVVRALKVGGPLIRVLRMVDGEKKLSMGYLYEAMDRAKETL; encoded by the exons atggataaatggACAATACAGAATgaaaaaataatcataaatgtGTTGGTGAACTCTTCAAGAGGGAGTGTTTTTCTTGAATCTTACAATGCTAGCAACTCTTCTACGGATGGAAGCAAATTGTACAGCTTGTTTAGAAAGACTATTGAtaaaattggaaagaaaaatgTTGTACAAGTTGTTACCGATAATGCTAGTGAGAATGTTAGTGCGGGTAAGATGATGGAAGCTATGTATCCACACATTTATTGGACTCCATGTGCTTCCCATTGTATCAATTTGATGTTGGTGGCATATTCAAGGAAAACCCATATGCTTCAG aaaaacttgAGAAATCTGGTTCTTTCAAATGAATGGAAAGATAATAGTTATGCAAAGGAAGCTGCGGGGAAAGAAACTGCCAAAATTTTTATTTCTCCATCATTCTGGAATGACGTCGTTCGGGCTCTTAAAGTTGGTGGTCCTTTGATTAGGGTGCTTCGTATGGTGGATGGGGAGAAAAAACTATCAATGGGCTATCTTTATGAAGCTATGGATAGAGCCAAAGAGACTCTTTAA